The Tolypothrix sp. PCC 7712 region ACATTGTTGCGGAATATGAAAAATTTATCTAGACTAGAATTCCTATGAATCCCCGGAATAATTTTTCTTAATTCGTCCTGTTCAGGCTTAGAGAGTCCAGCCCATTCAGTACCAAAATCAGGATATTTTAATTCATTCTGTTTGACAGTGAAAAAAGGAGAATAACGACAGAAATCACTCCGTTCAATATTTTTGCCGGATATAGCCTTTTCAATAGCACTTAATAAATGAGACTTTCCAGATTCATTTGCACCAACAATTGTTGTAATTTTGGGTTCGATGCTAACTTCAATGTATGGGTAGAAAGTAGTGCCTATCAGTTCCCAAGGTTTAGGTTTTACTCTGTCATTATGCTTCCTCAGGAAGTCGTCATTAAATGATTTATAGAAGCGGATGAAGACTGTCTTGAGATGCATAGGGTAAAATATGATACTATAATTCTGCTATTTGCGTAGCTTTTTTATTTATAGCAGTAATTTGTGAGACATGTCATTACGCAGCCAAAAACAACTCAATAGATTCAGTCTGCTTCATCACGCATCGGATCAAATTTAAATAACAAAATAAAAAGCCCACTGATGTGGGCTTTCTAAATCAATTAAGTTATACCTTTACTTAGCGTTTCACCAACTTCTTCGACATCTTCCGCAGACGAATTGATTTAGGAGTAACTTCCACCAATTCATCAGGGCCAATGTATTCCAAAGCCCGTTCTAAACTCATGTCTATCGGTGCTTGCAGCTGCACTAGTTCATCACCACCAGCAGCCCGGTGGTTGGTCAACTGCTTGGTTTTACAAACATTCAGTTCTAAGTCTTGGGGACGATTGTGTTCTCCCACAATCATACCTCTGTAAACTTTAGTACCTGGTGTAATAAAGAATGCGCCTCTATCTTCCGCGTTCTTCATGGCGTAGAAGGTAGAAACACCTTCTTCAAAGGAGATTAAAACGCCTTTGTTACGAGCCTCAATATCGCCAGACAATGGACGGTAATCCAAGAAGCTGTGGTTCATGATGCCTTCACCACGAGTCATCCGCATGAATTCACCGCGGAAACCAATCAATCCCCGTGCAGGAATGACAAACTCTAGTTGAGTGCGATCGCCACTACCTGGTTGCATATCTTGCATTTCGCCTTTGCGTTGTCCCAGGCGTTCAATACAGCTACCCACCGCATCACCAGGAATATCTAACACCAGGAGTTCGTAAGGTTCACAAGGTTGACCGCTGACTTCGCGGTAAATTACCTGTGGCTGAGATACTTGAAACTCAAAGCCTTCGCGACGCATGGTTTCAATTAAGATACCCAGGTGAAGTTCACCACGACCGGAAACGAGGAATTTATCGGGAGAATCGGTTTCTTCAACCCGCAAAGCCACGTTGGTTTCCAATTCGCGGAACAGGCGATCGCGCACTTGGCGTGAAGTCACTAACTTTCCTTCTTGACCTGCAAAGGGCGAATCATTTACCCAGAAGGTCATTTGTAAGGTTGGTTCATCCACTTTAATCAGTGGTAAAGCTTGCGGTTCATTGGGATCTGTAATTGTTTCCCCAATGTAAGCATCAGCGAAACCAGCTACCGCCACAATATAACCTGCGGTAGCTTCTTCCATTTCCACCCGTTTCAAGCCTTCAAAGCCCATCAACTTGGTGATTTTTGACTTGACAATTGCGCCACTTTCTGTAATTAGAGCCGCTTGTTGTCCAGCCCGGATAGTGCCGTTGTGAATTCTGCCAATTACAATCCGTCCTAGGTATTCAGAATAATCTAGGGTTGTGACTTGCAATTGCAGGGGCTTGTTAACGTCGCCAACTGGTGGTGGAACGTGTTGCAGAATTGCATTAAACAGGGGTTGCATATCTACCGCTTCTGCTTCCATGCTTTCTTTGGCATAACCACCCATACCGGAGGCAAACAGATAGGTAAAGTCACACTGGTCTTCATCTGCCCCTAATTCCAAGAACAGATCCAAAACTTTATCAACAGCAATGTGGGGGTCAGCGTTAGTACGGTCAATTTTGTTGATGACAACGATGGGGCGCAGACCTTTTTCTAACGCTTTTTTAAGTACAAAGCGTGTTTGGGGCATTGGCCCTTCATTGGCATCGACAATTAAAAGACATCCGTCAACCATGCCCAGTACGCGTTCAACTTCACCACCGAAGTCAGCGTGTCCAGGAGTATCAACAATATTGATTAGCGTCTCTTTGTAGCGAACCGCTGTATTTTTAGAGAGGATTGTAATCCCCCGTTCTCGTTCCAAGGCATTGGAGTCCATGACGCAATCCGGAACGTCTTCCCCTTCGCGGAAAATGCCGGATTGTTTAAGGAGTGCATCAACCAGGGTGGTTTTGCCGTGGTCAACGTGGGCAATAATGGCGACGTTACGAATTGGGAGCGTCATAGAAGCTTTACTGTGAACTGTAGAGGGGATTGTTAGGTGTACATTTCGATGCGAGGATTCTAGTACCGCTGGGCGGAAATCAAAAGAAGCCACTGCTTGCAGCAATTGGCATTCAAAAGTCAAAAGGGGCCAGTGCGTTGCTTTGATTCCAAAGTTTTAGCAACTGGCGTTCAAAATTCAAAAAGCTTATAGCATAGGCTTTTCGCGGGTTTTGAATGGTTGCTTTAGTTGCGCCTTGCTGTACTAGGCTGTTTTAACAGAATTGAGGATGAAGTTCAAATTCTGTAAAGAACCTTTAACAATTCTAGCGTAATCGTCACAATTGCGGCGACTTTTGCGATCGCAAATCTTGTCTACAGTAAGCACGCTAGAGTTTTTGTCAAAACAAGGGTAGGGCGAGCCAAAGGATCACTAAGTCCGGCGAGGAAGTTGGTTGACGAGATTTTATGAGTACTATAGTATTCAAGAATGACGCGTAAAATTATTGACTTATTTGCTGGTGCAGGTGGCTTAACTACAGGATTTCACATGGCGGGCTTTGAATCTCTATGTGCAATTGATATAGATGCAAAAGCCTTGGCGACCTATAAGCACAATTACCCAAACACGAAAATCATTCATCAAGATATACGCCAGGTTAATCCTTCAGACTTACGATTAGCTTTAGGTTTACAACCAGAAGAACTAACAGCATTAATTGGCGGCCCCCCATGTCAAGGATTCTCCAGAAATATTCCTGCTGGCGATCGCTATCTCAATGATTCTCGTAACCAGATGTATCAGACGTTTTTGGATTTTGTACAGGAGTTCAGACCCTTGTACGTTGTCATGGAGAATGTACCCGAAATTTTAAAGGCTTACAACGGCGTAATTAGTGAAGAAATCACAAAAAACCTGAAATCCTTGGGCTACAAAGTTGTATCTTCTGCTTTAAATGCTGCATATTATGGGGTACCCCAAACCAGATCCAGAGCTTTTTTTCTAGCTAGCTTAGATCACTCTCTTAATTTTCCCGAACCAACCCATTTTGGTGATATTAAGAGCGACTATAGGTCTAGAAAGTCTAGTAGACAACTTAATTTTTTACAAGCAAATATTTCTGAAATTGTGACAGTCAGAGATGCGATTGGAGACTTACCGCCCATAAATGCAGGACAAGTCTACGATGCTGAGATTTATCCTTCTGAGCCAAAAACGACGTACCAAGCAATGATGCGTAGTCAAAGCATGAAAATTGTGAATCATATTGCGCGTGCTTTGAGTCCAATTCAAATGTCGAGAGCACGTGTTCTGTGTGAAGGACAAGACGCTAGAGACTTACCTCCTGAGTTAGCGCCTAAAAAACACTATAGTGGTGCATATGGAAGGCTGTACTGGGATAAGCCAGCTAGAACTATTACAAGATGGGTCTTTCATCCAGGATCGGGTCGGTTTTTTCATCCTACTCAGGATCGGACAATTACAATCCGTGAAGCTGCAAGATTACACTCATATCCAGATAGTTTTCACTTTTTGGGAACATATACGGATATGGCTTCACAAATTGGTGAATCTGTACCCCCACTTCTAGGTAAAGCTATAGCTTCATCTATTCTTCAGGCTAACCTTCAATCATGTTGCTGATTAATTTGCTCTTGTAATGCGGAAAGAACTGTATTTACATATCGATCAAGTGTCAGACGATTTCTTTCTACGGTAATCCGAACGGCCTGCGAAGGAATAGTTCTAGCTCTAAAAAGTTGTTTTTGATTTTTGTACCAAACCAACTCTACTTTATCTGCAATTTTTCCTTGTAGTCCTACTCCTGCACCCTTAGTAATTCTATCCACTGTCCAAGACCAAGAAAACATCTTCGGATCTAGGGGATTGAGTGGAAATTCGCAATAAATATACTCATATCCCTGGATAGTTTTTAGTAATATACTTTCATAGCTATTGACAACATTCTGTGCCGTTTGGCTAGAAAGAATTTTTTCGTTCCAATGTTGAATTATGGCTGCGCCTAGTTCATCAGGTGAGGACTGCTCAGTCAGACCTGGAAAACCAAGTTGAATAGACTTCTTGATAATATCTGCTCGTTGAATAACAAACAAAAATACACTACCCAGCTTCAGACTATTTAGTTGAAGAGATTTCAGCGACCAACCAGTTTTAGTCACAATGTCAACAGCATCATAAAGAAGCTTACTACGTCCCAATGCCGGATCGGATAATGGAATATCTTTAACGTAATGAAAAATAGCTTCCCATGTATAATCTTCTATCGAACCAATAACTGGTGATGCGATTGTGGCAATAATAGCTTGCCTTAATCTTTCAACTTCATTGTCAATCAGCACTTAAAGATTCCTCTACAGCTTGCAAAAATTCACTCATAGTCATACCTAAAGCATGGGTAATATGACTGAGTACTCTCACAGATGGGCTTTTTAAACCTCGCTCTAGCTGGCTAATGTAAGTCCTGTGCAGACCTGTAACTTCTGCAAGATACTCCTGTGACCAACCTTTTTGTGTACGATGACGCTGTAGTTCTAGTCCTAAAATTTGATCTAGTTTGCTGGGTTGCATGATAGACAAAGATTAGTATCTTGAATACAAAAGTTCTACAGACTAAAGTATTCAAGCTATTTTATAGATAATGAGTACGATCGCTGTTTTAGAGGAAGTCTGTCTATGTTCTTCACAGACTTTAGCGCAGGCGATCGCCTAATTTTTCAGCTACAGTGCGATCAATATAAACTGTTTCAAATACAATGCTTTCCGAACGCTTTACAGCCGCCCTTGTCTACGCCACTGAACTGCACGCCAAACAAGTACGTAAAGGTTCTGGTGTTCCCTATATTGCCCATCTATTAGGCGTAGCCAGTATTGCTTTAGAATATGGTGCAAATGAAGATGAAGCCATAGCAGCGCTTTTACATGATGCTGTAGAAGACCAAGGTGGTGCAGCTACTAGGGAAGAAATTCGCCACCGTTTTGGAGATAATGTGACAGCAATTGTCGATGGCTGCACCGATGCGGATACTATTCCCAAACCGCCTTGGCGACAACGCAAAGAAGCATATATTGCTCATTTACCTACAGCATCGCCATCAGTTTTGCTGGTGTCAGCTGCTGATAAAATCTACAACGCTCAGTCTATTGTCAAAGATTACCGCATCTTAGGTGAATCACTTTGGCAACGGTTTCAAGGTGGTAAAGAAGGTACTCTTTGGTATTATCAAACCCTTGTGGATACTTTTAAGAATACTGGGCCTACGGCAATGGCTGAAGAATTAGCAAGAGTAGTGCTAGAGATGGTAGCTTTGGCATCTTAAAAAAAATGAAGGCTGAAGGATGAAGCAAGAAAATTTCCTACTTCATACTTCATTCTTCACAATTAGTTAACCAAAACTGTAACAGAGGTGACAGTCATTTTTTGCCTAGCGGAACATACTACTTACTGAACTATCTTCGTGAATCCGCCAGATGGTTTCACCGAGTACATTAGCCACTGAAAGCACTACCAGCTGTGGAAAGCGATCGCTTTCTGGAATGGGGATAGTATTGGTGATAATCACTTCCTCAAATACGCCACTAGACAACCGCTCAATCGCAGGTGGAGAGAACACAGCATGAGTTGCACAGGCATATACCTGACGCGCCCCTTCTTCTCGCAGCAACTTAGCCCCAGCTGCAATTGTGCCACCAGTGTCAATCATATCGTCTACCAACACTGCTGTTTTCCCCTTCACGTCACCGATGACGTTTAAAACTTCGGCAACATTATGAGCTTGGCGACGTTTATCAATAATCGCTAATGGAGCATCGTTTAGCTTTTTGGCAAATGCTCTTGCTCTTGCTACACCACCAACATCCGGGGAAACTACTACCAAATCATGCAGTTGTTTGCTGGCCAGGTAATCTATTAATACTGGCGAACCGTAAACATGATCGAATGGTATGTCGAAATACCCTTGGATTTGGGCTGAGTGTAAATCCATTGCCAGAACACGGTTGGCACCTGCTTGAGTGATCAGGTTGGCAACCAACTTTGCAGTGATGGACTCTCTTCCTGCAGTTTTCCGGTCAGCACGGGCATAGCCATAGTAAGGAATTACTGCTGTTACCTGCCGTGCAGAAGCACGACGACAGGCATCAATCATAATCATTAATTCCATTAAATGATCGTTAACCGGCTGACAACATGGCTGGATAAGATAGACATCACAACCCCGGATTGATTCCTGAATTTGAATATAAAGTTCGCCGTCCGCAAATCTTTTACGGATCATTGGGCCTAGATCCATACCTAGGTAACGAGCGACTTCAGTAGACAGTTGTAAATTGGCAGAGCCAGAAAAAAGCCGCAGGCGATGATTTTCAGTCAGTCCTGTTGCAACTGGCTGCACTTTGGATAAAGTTGCAGAACTGAGCACAGCAGATCCTCGATGTGCATTCATGGCAATCTTAACATCAGCAATTTAGCAAATTTAACCGAAATAGTGTAAAAAAATATCTGCAAAGTTAAATCATTGCTCCCAAAAATTATGATTTGCTAATTTTTAAATAACTTTAGTTAACAAACCATTGATAGCTTAACTGAATACCCTGTATATTAACTAGGCCCATTATTCGGATTTTTTGCTGTGTAGAATAAAAACACCAGCTTTCCGAGCATGGTTTAGGGGATCGCTGCTTATACGCAGCTATTTTTGTGCCTAAAATAAAGTTTTTACATTTCAGGGAAATGACAACGGGGTATTCTCTAGTCAAAGGCTGGTCAATTCTCAAGGAGCAGCAAGATATTCTATAATCCTATCTGCAAATTTATCAACTGGTAGAGTTGAGCATTTTTAAAATTTTAATTTTGGCAATATTTTCCACAAAGCTGATTCATCTATGGGTTGACGAAGCTGAATGCTGAGTGCTGCTATCTGCTTAACACTTAGGTACTGAGAACAAAGTGTCAAAATAAAGTTGAGCCAGCTTTCATCAGGCTGACTTTGCACCCAATAATACGCAAGTTCTAACCTTACCAGAAAGCGCAGATAACAACAATTACTTATTTTCTAATGCTAATCAGCCTAGAGAAAATTTTGCGGATGGGCAAACTTTGGTAAAAATGCACAAAGCACAGTCCGGCTATTATAAGTACCGACAAGGTAGGGTAGAATATCGCCGCAAGTAATTGTTGTCACTGCTTAGACCTAATCTTTGGTAGAGACTTTATTCTCAGTTGCCATAACACTTAAATTAATCAATTATGCAACCACCCATTACAGTTGGTACTGTCCTACAAAACCGTTACCGGATTATTCAAATTCTCGGACAAGGGGGATTTGGCAGAACCTATCTAGCGGAAGACCAGAGGCGTTTTAATGAACTGTGCGCCATTAAGGAATTGATTCCGACAACAACCGGAACTTCGGTTTGGGAGAAAACGCAAGAACTGTTCCACCGAGAAGCGGCAATTTTGTATCAAATTGAGCATCCGCAAGTACCGAAATTCCGAGAAAGGTTTGAAGAAGACCAGCGTTTATTTTTGGTAGAAGATTACGTTGCTGGCAAGACTTACCGCGCTATCCTGTCGGAACGTCAAGCTGTTAGTCAGACATTAACAGAAAAAGAAGTTTTACAGATGCTGCGCTCTTTGTTACCTGTGTTAGCGCATATTCATAGTCGGGGAATTATTCACCGGGATATATCACCAGAAAATATTATTTTACGTGATAGTGATGGTCAGCCAGTGTTAATTGACTTTGGGGTAGTTAAAGAATTAGCAACGCGATTGCAATCTCCCAATAGTACCGCACCAGTTACCACCGTGGGAAAATTAGGTTATTCTCCCAGTGAGCAAATGCAAACAGGTCAAGCTTACCCTAATAGTGATTTATATGCGCTTGCCGTCACAGCGATTGTTTTGCTAACTGGTAGAGAACCCTCAGAATTATTTGATGAAAATCAACTTACTTGGAATTGGCAACAATGGGCAAAAGTAAATCCCCAATTTGCTCAAGTTTTAAATCGGATGTTAAATTATCGGCCCAGCGATCGCTATCAAAGTGCGGCTGATGTTATCCAAGCATTACAATCTGTAGATCAAGCAAGTGTGACTAATCCTAACGTCACTAACACTAATGCTGTCTCCAATATGCAAACCATCGCAGTTGGAGGTCGTCCGCCTCAGCCAGCACCATCGCCTTCTCCCAACACACCTGCACCTGTAATTCCACCCAGCAATACTAGTTCTGTTTTAGATAATCCTTTAGCAATTGGGGCGATTGGCAGTGCTGTAGTCATCCTAGCAGGATTTGGTTCTTGGGCTTTAGTCAGTTCGATTCGCAGTCGCCCGACTACACAACCAGAAGCACCAGTACAAACTTTCCCTTCACCAGTTGTTTCTGGTGGTACAACATTAACACCCACCCCTACATCTACTAGTACTGAACCTGCTGTAATTAGCAAACGCCTCAATTTAGGAACCACAAATACAACTACAGTAGAAGATACTTTAGAGGAAAATCAAATAGTTCAGTATACTTTTTTTGGACGCAAAGGTGCAAAATTAACTACTGCTATTGCTCAAGGAACTGGTATTGTTTTATCAGTTTTAGATGCCAATAAACAACCAATTGATAATACTGCTAATCAAGTACAATCCTATGATGGTGTATTGTCTGTAAGCGGTAGATATACTATTCAACTAAATTTAGTTCCTGGTGTGGCTGAAAGTAATTATAGTCTCAATGTGGCATTACAAAGGTTAACTAGAGAAACACCCACACCTATAATTACTCCTACGCAAACGCCCATAGAAACTCCTACAGAAGCTCCTATAATCACTCCTACGCCAACTGTCACAGAAACCCCTACAGAAGCTCCTATAATTACTCCTACACCAACTGCCACAGAAACTCCTACAGAAAGTCCAACCTCTCAGGAAGAGCAAAATAACTTACCTAATGATAGAACCTTAAACCCAAACTCTAATCAATAAAAACTTTACTGATCAGGGTTAATTGGTAATGGTTAATTGGTAATAAGAAATTCTCAATTATGGTGAGGTTGTAATGATAATTGTGTGACTGCTGTATTTAGATGAAATTTGCAGTAAATAATACAAAAAGGTAAATGTCAAATATCAACGCACTACTAATTACTGGAACCGATACTGAGGCTGGCAAAACAGTTTTAACAACAGCATTAGCGGCTTATTTGCAAAAATATTTTCCTCAACGCAATTGGGGACTAATGAAACCAATTCAATCGGGAGAAGGCGATCGCGAATGGTATCAAAGGCTGTTTTCCCTTAAGCAAACGGCGGAAGAAATTACACCGTTGTACTTTCAAGCACCTTTAGCGCCTCCCATCGCCGCCGCTAAGGAAAATCGTCAAGTAGATTTAGCTGTAGTTTGGCAAGCTTTCTCTAAAGAGCGATCGCGTCGGGATTTTGTGTTGGTAGAATCTTTGGGGGGTTTAGGCTCACCGATTACAGATGAATTGACAGTGGCAGATTTAGCCGGAGATTGGCATTTACCCACTGTTCTGGTAGTTCCAGTCAGGTTAGGTGCGATCGCGCAAGCAGTGGCTAATGTGGCATTAGCTAGACAAGCAAAAATCAATCTTAAAGGGATTGTGCTCAATTGCGTACAACCCCGTTCTGATGCTGAGATAGCCGACTTAACGCCACCAGAGATGATTCAAACTCTCACCAATATCCCAGTTTTAGGCTGCTTACCTTATCTAGAAAACCTCACCGATTTAGATAAACTAGCTCAAGTAGCCTCAAATTTAAATTTAGAAACACTAAATCTTTGATAACGATACACTGGAAAAATACTCATCAGCTGTCGTAACTCTAACTTGCATTGTTGACTGCTGACGGTTAACTGTTAACAGTCAGCAATCAACGAACCTCATGAGTGATTGTGTAATTTAAAAGCGTAATAGGTATCATGGTTTCTACCTTCCCCAATCCTGGTGCTGTTGACTTATCTCATGTTCGGCTTTCGATCCGTGCATTACAAAATCAACTTGTAGAATGGCGACGGCGGCTACATCAAAAGCCAGAGTTAGGTTTTCAAGAAAAACTCACATCTGAGTTTATCTCCCAGAAGTTACAAGAGTGGGGAATTGAACATCAAACTGGTATTGCTCAAACTGGTATTGTTGCCATCATCAAAGGTAACAAACTTAGCAGTGGTAAAGTTTTGGCAATTCGCGCTGATATGGATGCTTTGCCAATTCAAGAACTGAATCAAGTACCTTATTGTTCGCAACATGATGGCGTAATGCACGCTTGTGGACATGATGGACATACTGCGATCGCACTGGGTACAGCTTACTATCTTCAGCAGCATCGCGATGATTTTGCTGGTACTGTCAAAATTATCTTTCAGCCAGCAGAAGAAGGGCCTGGGGGTGCAAAACCTATGGTGGAAGCCGGGGTACTAAAAAACCCTGATGTCGATGCCATTATTGGGTTACATCTGTGGAATAACTTACCCTTGGGGACAGTCGGTGTCCGGGCTGGGGCGTTAATGGCGGCTGTAGAATTATTCCAATGTACAATTTTAGGCAAAGGTGGACATGGGGCGATACCGCATCAAACTGTAGATTCTATTGTCGTCGCTGCTCAAATTGTCAACGCCTTGCAAACTATTGTGGCGCGGAATGTGAATCCTATTGATTCCGCAGTTGTGACTGTAGGCGCGCTTCATGCTGGTACAGCACACAATGTCATTGCTGACACAGCTAATATGAAAGGCACAGTCCGCTATTTTAACCCGGCTTTTCAAGGATATTTTCACCAGCGAATCGAGCAAATTATTGCGGGTGTATGTCAAAGTCATGGTGCAAGTTACGACTTAGAATATATCTCCCTTTATCCCCCAGTCATTAATGATGCTGGTATGGCAGAATTAGTGCGATCGGTAGCAGCAGAAGTGATAGAAACTCCTGTAGGAATTGTGCCAGAATGCCAAACTATGGGTGGTGAAGATATGTCATTTTTCTTGCAAGAAGTTCCAGGTTGCTATTTCTTTCTAGGTTCTGCTAATCCTGATAAAGATTTAGCCTATCCTCATCATCATCCCCGGTTTGATTTTGATGAAACTGCCTTACCAATGGGTGTGGAAATCTTTATTAGGTGCGTGGAGAAGTTTTTAAATTAGTTAGCTGGAATAGCATATTTAATAAAAGCGATCGCATTAGGCATCGCTTTTTTAATTACAATATAGTCAGGAATAAAAGTAATGAAGAGTGCAACCATCACGACAAAAGGACAAGTGAATATCCGCAAATAAATTAGGGATTACTCAATTTAAATATAGGTAGCAAGGTGGATTTTGTCACAGAAAGCTGAAAGACAAAAAAGCATTTAATTTTTTGGAGTTATAAATACGATGCCTAAGATATCCGTAATCTCAGAACATATTGAAATTAATCCTGGTGTGTGTGGTGGTAAACCGCGTATTGCTGGACACCGAATTAGAGTACAAGATATTGTGATTTTGCACGAAAAGATGGGGCTTTCTCCTGATGAGATTGTTTATCATTATCCTAGTATTACTTTAGCTGATGTCTATGCAGCTTTAGCTTATTACCACGATAATTTGGATGAGATTAGACAAGAAATCGCACAAGGAGAAGCTTTTATTAAAGAAGTAGAGGCTAACACCCCTTCGATTCTGCAACAGAAACTAAAGAATCGAAATGACAGATAAAATTCGCTTCCATTTAGACGAGAGTGTAAGTAATGCTATAGCAGAAGCTTTGCGTCGTCGTGGTATTGATGTGACGACTACACCAGAAACAGGATTAATAGCTGCATCAGATGTAGAACAAATTGCTTTTGCAAGTTCTCAGAATCGGGTAATTTTTACCCATGATGATGACTTTGTAGTGCTTCATCAAAGCGGCATGAGCCACTCAGGAATAACTTACTGTTCACAAAACCGTCGAGCCATTGGAGAAATATTGACAAGTTTGATTTTAATTTGGGAAGTTCTTCAGCCTGAAGATATGAAAAATCAACTTGAATTTCTCTAAAGAATGTAATGAATTTACATTTGAATCAAAGTACTAAGGTAACCCAGGCGATCGCATTTTTATCCACAACAGAAAAGCGATCGCACTTCCGAATTTGTTATTGTATCAACTGCTAATTTATGAAGATTTCAAGCATATTTTGACTCTTGAAAACCTCAGCACAAAGTCTATAATTTCAACGCGTAATCACTGATTCAATTAATCTTCTGCTTGCAACAACCAAAAGCCACTGTAAGTCATCCCGGAATCATCTGGTTGCACTAACAAAAAGTGTAGCCCTTGACTTAGCTGTTGACGCTGTTGATAAGTCTTAGCCGCCGCAGCCACTTCTGCATCTTCAAAGGTAGCCACAATCCATCTATCTGCTAAACCTGCTTCTAATACCAAACCATCGGGCGCACCCGCAATATAATTTAAAGATACTGGGCGTGCTTCGTGTAACCACCTTGCTAAACGCATCGATTGTCTTCCACCATAAATCACGACACCAGGAACTGGTGCTGTGGAAGGTAAGCCGAGATTTAAGGGTTTAAGAAATTCTGGGAAATGGAGAATAGGAATTGGGCGATCGCTAAATGCAGTTTCTACATCACCAGCACTCAGTGTTGCAAAGCGCCATTGTTCTCCCCAAAGGTTTTCTGGTAAAGGTGCAGGTGGTGCTTTATCTATAGCTGTGGAATATTGCTTTTCCTGTAACCATTGTTTTAATGCGAAAGTGCGGCGGGTAGGTTCGACATTAATACCTAAATTACGTCCAGCCGCTTCAATTAAACTTAAAGACTGAGGGCGAAATACTTGGATTATATCTGGCAGTTTTTCACCAGATGCTAATTCAATTTGAGCTGTCAGCCAACTAGAATTTGCTTCTTTTTGGGGACAGGTAGCAACATACTCAAAGCTGCGATTCGCATCACAAATTAACAACTCCCAAAGCACTTGTCCTGTTGTATCTTGCTGTGGACTCCGATAAAAATCAGCTTGCCAAATGTTCATATTAAAAACCTAACTGCTAAGTGCACCAAGAAAGA contains the following coding sequences:
- a CDS encoding M20 family metallopeptidase, with the protein product MVSTFPNPGAVDLSHVRLSIRALQNQLVEWRRRLHQKPELGFQEKLTSEFISQKLQEWGIEHQTGIAQTGIVAIIKGNKLSSGKVLAIRADMDALPIQELNQVPYCSQHDGVMHACGHDGHTAIALGTAYYLQQHRDDFAGTVKIIFQPAEEGPGGAKPMVEAGVLKNPDVDAIIGLHLWNNLPLGTVGVRAGALMAAVELFQCTILGKGGHGAIPHQTVDSIVVAAQIVNALQTIVARNVNPIDSAVVTVGALHAGTAHNVIADTANMKGTVRYFNPAFQGYFHQRIEQIIAGVCQSHGASYDLEYISLYPPVINDAGMAELVRSVAAEVIETPVGIVPECQTMGGEDMSFFLQEVPGCYFFLGSANPDKDLAYPHHHPRFDFDETALPMGVEIFIRCVEKFLN
- a CDS encoding DUF433 domain-containing protein, with amino-acid sequence MPKISVISEHIEINPGVCGGKPRIAGHRIRVQDIVILHEKMGLSPDEIVYHYPSITLADVYAALAYYHDNLDEIRQEIAQGEAFIKEVEANTPSILQQKLKNRNDR
- a CDS encoding Tab2/Atab2 family RNA-binding protein yields the protein MNIWQADFYRSPQQDTTGQVLWELLICDANRSFEYVATCPQKEANSSWLTAQIELASGEKLPDIIQVFRPQSLSLIEAAGRNLGINVEPTRRTFALKQWLQEKQYSTAIDKAPPAPLPENLWGEQWRFATLSAGDVETAFSDRPIPILHFPEFLKPLNLGLPSTAPVPGVVIYGGRQSMRLARWLHEARPVSLNYIAGAPDGLVLEAGLADRWIVATFEDAEVAAAAKTYQQRQQLSQGLHFLLVQPDDSGMTYSGFWLLQAED
- the bioD gene encoding dethiobiotin synthase; the encoded protein is MNALLITGTDTEAGKTVLTTALAAYLQKYFPQRNWGLMKPIQSGEGDREWYQRLFSLKQTAEEITPLYFQAPLAPPIAAAKENRQVDLAVVWQAFSKERSRRDFVLVESLGGLGSPITDELTVADLAGDWHLPTVLVVPVRLGAIAQAVANVALARQAKINLKGIVLNCVQPRSDAEIADLTPPEMIQTLTNIPVLGCLPYLENLTDLDKLAQVASNLNLETLNL
- a CDS encoding DUF5615 family PIN-like protein — encoded protein: MTDKIRFHLDESVSNAIAEALRRRGIDVTTTPETGLIAASDVEQIAFASSQNRVIFTHDDDFVVLHQSGMSHSGITYCSQNRRAIGEILTSLILIWEVLQPEDMKNQLEFL